The following are from one region of the Mycolicibacterium diernhoferi genome:
- a CDS encoding SRPBCC family protein has protein sequence MSEHAPVCDHPLFNYQPAWASSRAAAVGHVTRHANLALAPAALWSVLADPRTWSDWLTVHRRWAVEPRAQFVPGARMTAETVMLGVTNTVEWTVEAAIGPGTLVLIGAGESGMRTRLTFWIGPAEQGSRLTVTCEVAGDRLNDVIIGAIEQDGAEQLDRSIALLEELAARAPEESARPALRLVHSAPATPERTPRWSGDAHAHLKMVR, from the coding sequence ATGAGCGAACATGCACCGGTCTGCGACCACCCGCTGTTCAACTACCAGCCCGCATGGGCCAGTAGCCGGGCCGCGGCCGTCGGGCACGTGACCCGGCACGCCAATCTGGCCCTGGCCCCGGCCGCGCTGTGGTCGGTTCTGGCCGATCCGCGCACCTGGAGCGACTGGCTGACGGTGCACCGGCGCTGGGCGGTCGAACCGCGGGCGCAGTTCGTCCCGGGCGCGCGGATGACCGCCGAGACGGTGATGCTCGGCGTCACCAACACCGTCGAATGGACCGTCGAGGCCGCGATCGGCCCCGGCACTCTGGTGCTCATCGGGGCGGGCGAGTCCGGCATGCGCACCCGGCTCACCTTCTGGATCGGCCCGGCCGAACAGGGATCCCGGCTGACGGTTACCTGTGAGGTCGCCGGCGACCGCCTCAACGACGTCATCATCGGGGCGATCGAACAGGACGGCGCCGAACAGCTCGACCGCAGCATCGCGCTGCTGGAGGAACTCGCCGCGCGGGCACCCGAGGAGTCCGCCCGTCCGGCGCTGCGGCTGGTGCATTCGGCCCCGGCGACGCCCGAGCGCACACCCCGCTGGAGTGGCGACGCGCACGCGCACCTGAAGATGGTGCGCTAG
- the mntR gene encoding manganese-binding transcriptional regulator MntR — MDSNSNPQDLTTVAQDYLKVIWTAQEWSPDKVSTKLLAERIGVSASTASESIRKLADQGLVDHAKYGAVTLTEAGRQAALAMVRRHRLMETFLVRELGYGWDEVHDEAEILEHAVSDRMLDRIDAKLGFPTRDPHGDPIPAPDGRVPTPPARQLSVCTDGEDGTVARISDADPEMLRYFDSVGIALDSHLRVVARRDFAGMISVAVQGPADAGDDGSVTTVDLGSPAAEAIWVV, encoded by the coding sequence GTGGATTCCAACAGCAACCCGCAGGACTTGACGACGGTTGCACAGGACTACCTGAAGGTGATCTGGACGGCCCAGGAATGGTCGCCGGACAAGGTCAGCACCAAACTCCTGGCCGAACGCATCGGGGTTTCGGCGAGCACCGCCTCGGAATCCATCCGCAAGCTGGCCGATCAGGGCTTGGTGGACCACGCCAAGTACGGCGCGGTGACCCTCACCGAGGCCGGCCGTCAGGCCGCGTTGGCGATGGTGCGTCGGCACCGCCTGATGGAGACGTTCCTGGTGCGCGAGCTCGGCTACGGCTGGGACGAGGTGCACGACGAGGCCGAGATCCTCGAGCACGCGGTGTCGGATCGGATGCTCGACCGGATCGACGCGAAACTCGGCTTCCCGACCCGTGATCCGCACGGCGACCCGATACCGGCGCCCGACGGCCGGGTGCCGACACCGCCGGCCCGGCAGCTGTCGGTCTGCACCGACGGGGAGGACGGCACGGTGGCCCGCATCTCCGATGCCGACCCCGAGATGCTGCGCTATTTCGACAGCGTCGGGATCGCCTTGGATTCGCACCTGCGGGTGGTCGCGCGTCGCGATTTCGCCGGCATGATCTCGGTCGCCGTCCAGGGACCTGCCGACGCCGGCGATGACGGTTCGGTCACCACGGTCGACTTGGGAAGCCCTGCCGCCGAAGCGATCTGGGTGGTCTAG
- a CDS encoding bifunctional riboflavin kinase/FAD synthetase: MQRWRGREDIPTDWGRCVLTIGVFDGVHRGHAELISHAVKSGRSRGVPTVLMTFDPHPMEVVFPGNHPAQLTTLTRRAELVEETGIDVFLVMPFTADFMKLTPERYIHELLVESLHVVEVVVGENFTFGKKAAGNVDLLRKAGEKFGFAVEGMSLVTEHHRDETVTFSSTYIRSCVDAGDVVTAAEALGRPHRVEGVVVRGDGRGRGLGFPTANVAPPMHSAIPADGVYAAWFTVLGQGPVVGTVTPGERYQAAVSVGTNPTFSGRTRTVEAFVLDAEADLYGQHVAVDFVARIRGQEKFDSVDDLVVAMHRDTEKARTILSS, encoded by the coding sequence GTGCAACGGTGGCGGGGCCGGGAGGACATCCCCACAGACTGGGGACGATGTGTCTTGACGATCGGCGTGTTCGACGGTGTACACCGTGGGCACGCCGAGTTGATCAGTCATGCGGTGAAATCGGGTCGATCGCGCGGGGTGCCCACCGTGCTGATGACGTTCGACCCACATCCCATGGAAGTGGTGTTCCCGGGTAATCACCCGGCGCAGCTGACGACGCTGACGCGGCGCGCCGAACTCGTCGAGGAAACCGGTATCGACGTGTTCCTGGTGATGCCGTTCACCGCTGACTTCATGAAACTCACCCCCGAGCGCTACATCCACGAACTGCTGGTCGAGAGCCTGCACGTGGTGGAGGTCGTGGTGGGGGAGAACTTCACCTTCGGGAAGAAGGCCGCCGGCAACGTGGATCTGCTGCGCAAGGCCGGTGAGAAATTCGGGTTCGCTGTGGAAGGCATGTCACTGGTGACCGAGCACCATCGGGACGAGACGGTCACCTTCTCGTCCACCTACATCCGGTCCTGTGTGGACGCGGGCGACGTGGTGACCGCGGCCGAGGCGCTGGGCCGCCCGCACCGCGTCGAGGGGGTGGTGGTGCGCGGTGACGGCCGGGGCCGTGGCCTCGGGTTCCCGACCGCCAACGTCGCCCCGCCGATGCATTCGGCGATCCCGGCCGACGGCGTCTACGCGGCCTGGTTCACCGTGCTCGGTCAGGGTCCGGTGGTCGGCACCGTCACTCCCGGTGAGCGGTACCAGGCCGCCGTCTCGGTGGGCACCAACCCGACGTTCTCCGGGCGCACCCGCACCGTGGAGGCCTTCGTGCTGGACGCCGAGGCCGACCTGTACGGCCAGCACGTGGCCGTGGACTTCGTGGCGCGGATCCGCGGCCAGGAGAAGTTCGACTCCGTCGACGATCTGGTGGTGGCGATGCACCGCGATACCGAGAAGGCCCGCACGATTCTGTCCTCGTAG
- the rpsO gene encoding 30S ribosomal protein S15 has product MALTAEQKKEILGQYGLHDTDTGSPEAQVALLTKRIVDLTEHLKQHKHDHHSRRGLLLLVGRRRRLLKYVAAVDVARYRSLIERLGLRR; this is encoded by the coding sequence GTGGCGCTCACTGCCGAACAGAAAAAAGAAATCCTCGGCCAGTACGGCCTGCATGACACCGACACCGGTTCGCCGGAGGCTCAGGTGGCTCTGCTGACCAAGCGGATCGTCGATCTGACCGAACACCTCAAGCAGCACAAGCACGATCACCACTCGCGGCGGGGGTTGCTGCTGCTGGTCGGTCGCCGGCGCCGGTTGCTCAAGTACGTCGCCGCGGTCGACGTCGCGCGCTACCGGTCGCTGATCGAGCGCCTCGGTCTGCGTCGCTGA
- the lppU gene encoding LppU family putative lipoprotein, with product MTHRSAAFFAAIVLTGGLTGCSSAAAAAFQVGDCLKVVGTVDRPDAVKAACGSPDSTFKVVATVADSGECPSDVDSYYATHNAFSDTSTTVCMDVDWVLGQCMSVDPDNGRDPVRVDCRDDAQPNRQRATQILQGITDADQCRSGMGYPYDERGFTVCVDGVD from the coding sequence CTGACCCACCGATCCGCGGCGTTTTTCGCCGCGATCGTTCTCACGGGGGGACTCACCGGTTGTTCGTCGGCCGCTGCCGCCGCCTTTCAGGTCGGAGACTGCCTGAAGGTGGTCGGCACGGTGGACCGGCCGGACGCCGTCAAGGCGGCCTGCGGCAGCCCTGACTCGACGTTCAAGGTCGTCGCGACGGTCGCCGACAGTGGCGAATGCCCGTCCGACGTGGACTCCTACTACGCCACGCACAACGCGTTCAGCGACACCAGCACCACCGTGTGCATGGATGTCGACTGGGTGTTGGGGCAGTGCATGAGTGTCGATCCCGACAACGGCCGGGATCCGGTGCGCGTCGACTGCCGGGACGACGCGCAGCCGAATCGGCAGCGGGCGACCCAGATTCTGCAAGGCATCACCGATGCCGACCAGTGCCGCAGTGGGATGGGCTACCCCTACGACGAACGCGGGTTCACCGTGTGCGTCGACGGCGTCGATTGA
- a CDS encoding polyribonucleotide nucleotidyltransferase, giving the protein MSAVETDEGVFESTAVIDNGSFGTRTIRFETGRLAQQAAGAVVAYLDDETMLLSATTASKSPKDHFDFFPLTIDVEERMYAAGRIPGSFFRREGRPSTDAILTCRLIDRPLRPTFVSGLRNEIQVVVTVLSLDPKDLYDVLAINAASASTQISGLPFSGPVGGVRVALINGQWVAFPTVEQLEDAVFDMVVAGRKVGQGDSADVAIMMVEAEATEKVIELVAGGAGAPTEAVVAEGLEAAKPFIATLCTAQEELHAAAGKATVEYPLFPEYQDDVYAQVAAVATDALSQALTIAGKAERDARTDEIKGEVLERLAGQFEGREKEIGAAYRSLTKKLVRQRILTDHFRIDGRGVTDIRALSAEVAIIPRAHGSALFERGETQIMGVTTLDMVKMAQQIDSLGPETSKRYMHHYNFPPFSTGETGRVGSPKRREIGHGALAERALVPVLPSVEEFPYAIRQVSEALSSNGSTSMGSVCASTLSLLNAGVPLKAPVAGIAMGLVSDEVDGETRYVTLTDILGAEDAFGDMDFKCAGTKDFVTALQLDTKLDGIPSKVLAGALAQAKDARITILEVMAEAIDEPDEMSPYAPRITTIKVPVDKIGEVIGPKGKMINSITEETGASISIEDDGTVFVGASNGEAAQAAIDKINAIANPQLPKVGERFLGTVVKTTDFGAFVSLLPGRDGLVHISKLGRGKRVNKVEDVAKVGDKLRVEIADIDNRGKISLVLVEEEAVEAPAADAAPAGAEA; this is encoded by the coding sequence ATGTCTGCAGTTGAAACCGACGAGGGCGTGTTCGAATCCACCGCCGTCATCGACAACGGGAGCTTCGGCACCCGCACCATCCGTTTCGAGACCGGCCGGCTGGCTCAGCAGGCCGCCGGCGCCGTCGTCGCCTACCTCGATGACGAAACCATGCTGCTGAGCGCGACCACCGCCAGCAAGAGCCCGAAGGATCACTTCGACTTCTTCCCGCTCACCATCGACGTCGAGGAGCGGATGTACGCCGCGGGCCGCATCCCCGGCTCGTTCTTCCGTCGTGAGGGCCGCCCCTCCACCGACGCGATCCTGACCTGCCGCCTGATCGACCGCCCGCTGCGCCCGACCTTCGTGTCCGGCCTGCGCAACGAGATCCAGGTCGTGGTCACCGTGCTGAGCCTGGATCCCAAGGATCTCTACGACGTGCTGGCGATCAACGCCGCGTCGGCTTCCACCCAGATCTCCGGCCTGCCGTTCTCCGGCCCGGTCGGTGGCGTGCGCGTCGCCCTGATCAACGGCCAGTGGGTCGCGTTCCCCACCGTCGAGCAGCTCGAAGACGCCGTGTTCGACATGGTGGTCGCCGGCCGCAAGGTCGGCCAGGGCGACTCCGCCGACGTCGCGATCATGATGGTCGAGGCCGAGGCGACCGAGAAGGTCATCGAACTGGTCGCCGGCGGCGCGGGTGCGCCGACCGAGGCCGTGGTGGCCGAGGGTCTGGAGGCGGCCAAGCCGTTCATCGCCACCCTGTGCACCGCGCAGGAGGAGCTGCACGCCGCCGCCGGTAAGGCGACCGTGGAGTACCCGCTGTTCCCCGAGTACCAGGACGACGTGTACGCCCAGGTCGCCGCGGTGGCCACCGATGCGCTGTCGCAGGCGCTGACCATCGCCGGCAAGGCCGAGCGCGACGCTCGCACCGACGAGATCAAGGGCGAGGTGCTCGAGCGCCTGGCCGGCCAGTTCGAGGGCCGCGAGAAGGAGATCGGCGCCGCGTACCGGTCGCTGACCAAAAAGCTTGTGCGTCAGCGCATCCTGACCGACCACTTCCGCATCGACGGCCGTGGCGTCACCGATATCCGGGCGTTGTCCGCCGAGGTCGCGATCATTCCGCGGGCGCACGGCAGCGCGCTGTTCGAGCGCGGCGAGACCCAGATCATGGGTGTCACCACTCTCGACATGGTCAAGATGGCCCAGCAGATCGACTCGCTCGGGCCCGAGACCTCCAAGCGCTACATGCACCACTACAACTTCCCGCCGTTCTCCACCGGTGAGACCGGCCGGGTCGGTTCGCCCAAGCGCCGCGAGATCGGCCACGGCGCACTCGCCGAGCGCGCGCTGGTGCCGGTGCTGCCCAGCGTCGAGGAGTTCCCGTACGCGATCCGCCAGGTGTCGGAAGCGCTGAGCTCCAACGGTTCCACCTCGATGGGCTCGGTGTGTGCCTCCACCCTGTCGCTGCTGAACGCCGGTGTGCCGCTGAAGGCGCCGGTCGCCGGTATCGCCATGGGCCTGGTGTCCGATGAGGTGGACGGCGAAACCCGTTACGTCACCCTCACCGACATCCTCGGTGCCGAGGATGCGTTCGGCGACATGGACTTCAAGTGCGCGGGCACCAAGGATTTCGTCACCGCCCTGCAGTTGGACACCAAGCTCGACGGCATCCCGTCCAAGGTGCTGGCCGGTGCTCTGGCCCAGGCCAAGGACGCCCGGATCACCATCCTCGAGGTGATGGCCGAGGCCATCGACGAGCCGGATGAGATGAGCCCGTACGCACCGCGGATCACCACCATCAAGGTGCCGGTCGACAAGATCGGCGAGGTGATCGGGCCCAAGGGCAAGATGATCAACTCGATCACCGAGGAGACCGGCGCGTCGATCTCCATCGAGGACGACGGCACCGTGTTCGTCGGCGCCAGCAATGGCGAGGCCGCCCAGGCCGCGATCGACAAGATCAATGCGATCGCCAATCCGCAGCTGCCCAAGGTCGGCGAGCGGTTCCTCGGAACCGTGGTCAAGACCACCGATTTCGGCGCATTCGTGTCGCTGCTGCCCGGCCGTGACGGCCTGGTGCACATCTCGAAGTTGGGCCGCGGCAAGCGGGTCAACAAGGTCGAGGATGTGGCAAAGGTGGGCGATAAGCTGCGCGTCGAGATCGCCGATATCGACAACCGCGGCAAGATCTCACTGGTCCTCGTCGAAGAAGAGGCCGTCGAGGCACCGGCGGCCGATGCCGCACCGGCAGGCGCCGAAGCGTAG
- a CDS encoding glutamate synthase-related protein — MPSVSVVDEDENTVHLQDLELDVPYPLTIAGVDLVLIRRPDGSVSALYGRCAHRGVPLADGHVEGNTLVCGVHGWRYDVATGIAPVNNSVALATFPTEIRDGRVHVDRTAVSEYAARHPRAVPAGDYQAQFSDVGATPEEPFVADIRELAGHGLTRLGMHGKTGAMGVPRAELPSWNSIQFVTAQLARPPLLDDEPVDTRVVVGPTAARPLTLDIPLMVTDMSFGALSQEAKVALAAGAELAGTGICSGEGGMLPEEQQANSKYFYELASGRFGWSFDRLDVVQAFHFKGGQAAKTGTGGHLSGKKVVGKIAEVRGLAPGTDAISPARFPDWTSVDQYVDFAAQVRERSGGIPIGYKMSAQRIEEDIDAALTIGVDYIIIDGRGGGTGAAPLIFRENISVPTIPAVARARRHLDRCGKSGEVTLIATGGIRTAADMAKAMALGADAIALANSALQAIGCVGMRACGTNNCPVGIATQQQHLRDRLPVQQAAQRLARFLESTVDLMAVLARACGHRRLADFDLKDLVTFERDMAYLSGVPYAGVVPL, encoded by the coding sequence TTGCCGTCTGTCAGCGTTGTCGACGAAGACGAGAACACCGTCCATCTCCAGGATCTCGAACTCGACGTCCCCTATCCGCTGACGATCGCCGGGGTCGACCTGGTTCTCATCCGACGCCCCGACGGCAGTGTCTCGGCGCTCTACGGACGATGTGCCCACCGCGGTGTGCCGCTCGCCGATGGCCACGTCGAGGGCAACACGCTGGTATGTGGTGTGCACGGCTGGCGCTACGACGTTGCGACCGGCATCGCGCCCGTGAACAACTCCGTGGCTCTGGCCACCTTTCCCACGGAGATCCGCGACGGGCGGGTCCATGTCGACCGGACCGCCGTCTCGGAGTACGCGGCCCGGCACCCGCGGGCCGTGCCGGCGGGGGACTACCAGGCGCAGTTCTCGGATGTGGGTGCGACACCGGAGGAACCGTTCGTCGCCGACATCCGTGAACTGGCCGGGCACGGGCTGACCAGGCTGGGGATGCACGGTAAGACCGGGGCGATGGGTGTGCCGCGGGCAGAGTTGCCCTCGTGGAACAGCATCCAGTTCGTGACAGCACAGTTGGCGCGACCGCCGCTGCTCGACGACGAACCGGTCGACACCAGGGTCGTGGTCGGACCGACCGCCGCCAGACCGCTGACCCTCGACATCCCGCTGATGGTCACGGACATGAGTTTCGGTGCGCTGTCCCAGGAGGCCAAGGTCGCCCTGGCGGCGGGGGCCGAGCTTGCCGGTACCGGGATCTGTTCCGGCGAGGGCGGAATGCTGCCCGAGGAACAGCAGGCCAACTCGAAGTACTTCTACGAGCTGGCCTCCGGTCGATTCGGGTGGAGCTTCGACCGTCTGGACGTTGTGCAGGCGTTCCACTTCAAGGGCGGCCAGGCCGCCAAAACCGGTACCGGCGGCCATCTTTCGGGGAAGAAGGTGGTGGGCAAGATCGCCGAGGTGCGCGGGTTGGCGCCCGGCACCGATGCGATCTCACCCGCCAGGTTCCCGGACTGGACCTCAGTCGATCAGTATGTCGATTTCGCGGCTCAGGTTCGGGAGCGCTCGGGCGGAATCCCGATCGGATACAAGATGAGCGCACAACGCATCGAGGAGGACATCGATGCTGCGCTCACCATCGGAGTCGACTACATCATCATCGACGGTCGCGGAGGAGGTACCGGTGCGGCGCCGCTGATCTTCAGGGAGAACATCTCGGTCCCGACCATTCCGGCGGTGGCCCGGGCACGTCGGCACCTGGACCGCTGCGGCAAATCGGGAGAAGTGACGCTGATCGCCACCGGCGGCATCCGGACGGCCGCGGACATGGCCAAGGCGATGGCGCTCGGCGCCGACGCCATCGCGCTGGCGAACTCGGCGCTGCAGGCCATCGGTTGCGTCGGTATGCGGGCCTGCGGCACCAACAACTGTCCGGTCGGTATCGCGACCCAGCAGCAACACCTGCGCGATCGGTTGCCCGTGCAGCAGGCCGCGCAGCGGCTGGCCCGATTCCTGGAGTCGACGGTCGATCTGATGGCCGTCCTCGCCCGTGCCTGCGGGCACCGGAGGTTGGCCGACTTCGACCTGAAGGACCTGGTGACCTTCGAACGTGACATGGCCTACCTCAGCGGCGTTCCGTACGCCGGCGTGGTGCCCCTGTAG
- a CDS encoding M16 family metallopeptidase has translation MGRRREGVPMPTAVRRTNLPGGLRVVTEYLPSVHSASVGVWVGVGSRDEGTSVAGAAHFLEHLLFKSTPTRSAVEIAQAVDAVGGELNAFTAREHTCYYAHVLDSDLELAVDLVADVVLNGRCAQDDVEIERDVVLEEIAMRDDDPEDTLGDVFLSAMFGSHPVGRPVIGSVESISAMTRAQLHSFHVRRYTPERMILAVAGNVDHKQVVALAREYFGPHLVRGRTAVPHRKGTGRVVGKPGLEFINRDSEQSHLLAGVRTPGRYWEHRWALSVLNSALGGGLSSRLFQQIRETRGLAYSVYSSVDTFSDSGAFSVYAACLPERFDEVVRVATDVLADVARDGITESECRIAKGSLRGGLVLGLEDSGSRMHRIGRSELNYGAHKTIAQTLKQIDAVTLEEVNSVAKRLLAKPMGAAVLGPHKSKRSLPQRLRALAG, from the coding sequence ATGGGTCGCCGCAGAGAAGGAGTACCCATGCCGACGGCAGTGCGCCGAACGAACCTGCCCGGAGGGCTTCGGGTGGTCACCGAGTACCTGCCCTCTGTGCATTCGGCCTCGGTCGGTGTCTGGGTGGGCGTGGGATCGCGCGACGAGGGAACCTCGGTCGCCGGTGCCGCGCATTTCCTTGAGCATCTGTTGTTCAAGTCGACGCCGACCCGCAGTGCGGTCGAGATCGCGCAGGCCGTCGACGCCGTCGGTGGTGAGCTCAACGCCTTCACCGCTCGCGAACACACCTGCTACTACGCCCACGTGCTGGATTCCGACCTGGAACTGGCCGTGGATCTGGTGGCCGATGTGGTGTTGAACGGGCGCTGCGCGCAGGACGACGTCGAAATCGAGCGCGATGTGGTGCTCGAGGAGATCGCGATGCGCGACGACGACCCCGAGGACACTCTCGGGGATGTCTTCCTGTCCGCGATGTTCGGATCGCATCCGGTCGGGCGACCGGTCATCGGCTCCGTGGAGTCGATCTCGGCGATGACCCGTGCCCAATTGCACTCGTTCCACGTCCGGCGCTACACCCCGGAGCGGATGATCCTCGCGGTGGCCGGCAATGTCGACCACAAGCAGGTCGTGGCGCTGGCCCGGGAGTACTTCGGCCCGCATCTGGTGCGGGGGCGCACCGCGGTGCCGCACCGCAAGGGCACCGGGCGTGTGGTGGGCAAGCCGGGCCTGGAATTCATCAACCGGGACTCCGAACAGAGCCACCTGCTGGCCGGGGTCCGCACGCCGGGCCGCTACTGGGAACACCGCTGGGCGCTGTCGGTGCTCAACTCCGCACTCGGCGGCGGATTGAGTTCGCGGCTGTTCCAACAGATCCGGGAAACCCGCGGTCTGGCCTACTCGGTGTACTCCAGTGTGGACACCTTCTCCGATTCCGGCGCGTTCTCGGTGTACGCGGCGTGCCTGCCGGAGCGATTCGACGAAGTGGTCCGGGTGGCGACCGACGTGCTGGCCGATGTGGCGCGCGACGGCATCACCGAATCCGAATGCCGGATCGCCAAGGGGTCGCTGCGCGGCGGGCTGGTGCTCGGCCTGGAGGATTCCGGGTCGCGGATGCACCGGATCGGACGCAGCGAACTCAACTACGGGGCGCACAAGACCATCGCGCAAACCCTGAAGCAGATCGACGCGGTGACGCTGGAGGAGGTCAACAGCGTGGCCAAACGTCTGCTGGCAAAACCGATGGGCGCTGCGGTGCTGGGCCCGCACAAGTCGAAAAGGTCATTGCCGCAGAGGCTTCGGGCGCTCGCCGGCTGA
- the bla gene encoding class A beta-lactamase has product MFLSRRRVLFGGLTLVTAGGVISCADESALASPALTFEEQVRELEARYNAFIGLYAVNLESGATVASRADEAFALCSTFKTYAAAAVLQRVAAGELSLEQRLFVDPAALLPNSPVTGENAGHEMTLAELSQAALQRSDNLAANLLLETLGGPSAITAFARSIGDDRTRLDRWEIELNSAIPGDPRDTSTPRALATGYRNLLAGEALPAAQRELLDGWMRANQTSSMRAGLPPGWTTADKTGSGDYGTTNDSGVAYGPDGTRLLLTIMTRTQSADPEAEGLRPLIGELAALALPHLVGPR; this is encoded by the coding sequence ATGTTCCTGTCTCGACGAAGAGTTCTGTTCGGCGGCCTGACACTGGTGACAGCGGGGGGGGTGATCAGCTGTGCGGACGAGTCCGCGCTGGCGTCTCCGGCTCTGACCTTCGAGGAGCAGGTCCGCGAACTCGAAGCGCGGTACAACGCCTTCATCGGTCTGTACGCGGTGAATCTGGAATCCGGCGCCACCGTGGCGAGCCGGGCCGACGAGGCCTTCGCGTTGTGCTCAACCTTCAAGACCTATGCCGCTGCCGCGGTGCTGCAGCGGGTCGCTGCGGGCGAATTGTCGCTGGAACAGCGGCTTTTCGTGGACCCCGCGGCGTTGCTACCCAATTCGCCGGTGACCGGGGAGAACGCCGGTCACGAGATGACGTTGGCCGAGTTGTCCCAGGCTGCGTTGCAACGCAGCGACAACCTGGCGGCCAACCTGCTGCTGGAGACACTCGGCGGGCCGTCGGCCATCACCGCATTCGCCCGAAGCATCGGTGACGACCGGACCCGACTGGACCGCTGGGAGATCGAGCTGAACTCGGCGATCCCGGGGGACCCGCGCGACACCAGCACACCCCGGGCGTTGGCAACCGGATACCGCAACCTGTTGGCGGGTGAGGCTTTACCGGCTGCCCAGCGGGAACTGCTGGACGGCTGGATGCGGGCGAATCAGACCTCGAGCATGCGAGCCGGTCTGCCGCCGGGTTGGACCACCGCGGACAAGACCGGCAGCGGTGACTACGGCACCACCAACGATTCCGGGGTTGCCTACGGGCCCGACGGCACCCGGCTGCTGCTGACCATCATGACCAGAACACAGTCGGCCGATCCGGAGGCCGAGGGGCTGCGTCCGCTGATCGGGGAGCTCGCCGCACTGGCGCTGCCGCACCTGGTCGGCCCGCGATGA
- a CDS encoding VOC family protein encodes MTEYAAPVGAPIWFDLMSSDPAEAAEFYRAIFGWELERPAQPGFGGYRNFTRNGKRVAGLMPHMGEADEPSNIWSVYLHTEDSAATVAAVEAAGGSVMVPPMPVGDLGSMMVATDTAGAVIGFWQPGTHAGFTAWGEHGAPYWFECQSKDYEKSLAFYPEVVGARLAEIGTGGDPEAVGPDRYAQVFIGESAYSGIMDSATLFPAEVPSFWQVYIMVDDVATTVEAARSLGAQILMPGEDTPYGTLAAIKDPLGALICLGHPPAGM; translated from the coding sequence ATGACCGAGTATGCCGCCCCGGTGGGGGCGCCGATCTGGTTCGACCTGATGAGCAGCGATCCCGCCGAGGCCGCCGAGTTCTATCGCGCGATCTTCGGTTGGGAGCTGGAGCGGCCGGCCCAACCGGGGTTCGGCGGCTACCGGAACTTCACCCGCAACGGGAAGCGAGTGGCCGGGCTGATGCCGCACATGGGCGAGGCCGACGAGCCGTCCAACATCTGGTCGGTCTACCTGCACACCGAGGATTCCGCCGCGACCGTCGCCGCCGTCGAGGCGGCCGGCGGTTCGGTGATGGTGCCGCCGATGCCGGTCGGGGATCTGGGCTCGATGATGGTGGCCACCGACACCGCGGGAGCCGTCATCGGATTCTGGCAGCCCGGCACCCACGCGGGTTTCACCGCATGGGGTGAGCACGGCGCGCCGTACTGGTTCGAGTGCCAGAGCAAGGACTACGAGAAATCGCTGGCGTTCTACCCGGAGGTCGTCGGAGCCCGGTTGGCGGAGATCGGTACCGGGGGCGATCCGGAGGCCGTCGGCCCCGACCGGTATGCGCAGGTGTTCATCGGGGAGTCCGCGTACTCGGGAATCATGGATTCCGCGACGCTGTTCCCGGCCGAGGTGCCCTCGTTCTGGCAGGTGTACATCATGGTCGACGACGTCGCGACGACCGTCGAGGCGGCCCGGTCGTTGGGTGCCCAGATCCTGATGCCCGGTGAGGACACCCCGTACGGCACGCTGGCGGCCATCAAGGATCCGCTCGGCGCGCTCATCTGCCTGGGCCACCCGCCGGCCGGCATGTGA